In one window of Chthoniobacterales bacterium DNA:
- a CDS encoding MFS transporter has protein sequence VAVGAAAPNTLWSGVLAASQMLVIVFGPVLGVMADVTGAKKRFLLAMMWICSAATAALWFTGPGTVVLASALVIAAYAAFSFGENFCASFLSELSTPENVGSVSGYGWSFGYLGGLGALGLAMIVMRAAPDRLQWVFVATAAFMLLATVPVVLLLRERKEPEVHAGSWWRLGWESIARAARDLPRHRELLKFLVSFLFYMSGLGAVVAFAAIYAERVLGFSTTENVVLFASLQVCSALGALLCGLWQDRAGSVSALTVALLLWCGVALGAYFCSSKAAFFVVGNLAGLAIGSSQAASRAVVTLLSPRERAAEFFGFWGVAGKSAAIIGPVFMGLLADAFGLRPAILATLVFFAAGLFVLRSVKMPAGR, from the coding sequence TCGTCGCGGTCGGTGCCGCGGCACCTAACACTTTGTGGAGCGGTGTCCTGGCTGCTTCGCAGATGCTTGTCATCGTGTTCGGTCCGGTGCTTGGTGTGATGGCCGATGTGACGGGTGCGAAAAAGCGATTTCTGCTCGCGATGATGTGGATCTGCAGTGCGGCCACGGCGGCGTTGTGGTTCACCGGGCCCGGCACGGTCGTTCTTGCATCTGCGCTCGTCATCGCCGCCTACGCGGCTTTTTCGTTCGGCGAAAATTTCTGCGCGAGCTTCCTCAGCGAACTCAGCACTCCGGAGAATGTCGGCAGTGTTTCCGGCTACGGCTGGAGTTTCGGCTACCTCGGCGGGCTCGGGGCCCTCGGTTTGGCCATGATCGTCATGCGGGCTGCGCCGGATCGATTGCAGTGGGTGTTTGTGGCAACAGCGGCATTCATGCTGCTGGCCACCGTGCCGGTTGTCTTGTTGCTGCGCGAACGCAAAGAGCCGGAGGTGCATGCCGGGTCATGGTGGAGACTCGGATGGGAAAGCATCGCCCGGGCAGCAAGAGATCTGCCCCGGCACAGGGAGCTGCTGAAGTTTTTGGTTTCTTTCCTCTTTTACATGAGCGGTCTCGGTGCTGTCGTGGCGTTTGCCGCGATTTATGCCGAGCGTGTGCTGGGATTCTCCACCACCGAGAATGTCGTGCTGTTTGCTTCGTTGCAGGTCTGCAGCGCCTTGGGAGCTTTGCTCTGCGGTTTGTGGCAGGATCGTGCGGGGTCGGTGAGTGCGTTGACTGTCGCCCTGCTCCTATGGTGCGGGGTGGCGCTGGGCGCGTATTTCTGCTCCTCGAAGGCGGCCTTTTTTGTGGTTGGCAATCTTGCGGGTCTGGCCATCGGATCCAGTCAGGCTGCCAGTCGTGCCGTTGTCACATTGCTTTCGCCGCGCGAACGCGCCGCGGAATTTTTCGGGTTCTGGGGCGTGGCGGGAAAATCTGCCGCCATCATCGGTCCGGTTTTCATGGGCCTGTTGGCCGACGCTTTCGGGCTCCGGCCCGCGATCCTGGCCACGCTCGTCTTTTTCGCCGCGGGTCTTTTTGTTCTGCGTTCGGTGAAAATGCCCGCTGGCAGGTGA
- a CDS encoding MFS transporter, whose product MSPARTTTARYAWLVVGLLFPVALLNYLDRQMIAAMKVSVMADVHGITLESQWGYMLGQFKWVYALCSPVGGYVADRFSRRWTICGSLLVWSFVTWVTGHVSSYDGLLWTRTAMGISEAFYIPAALALISDYHRGPTRSRATGLHQMGIYCGVIIGGFAGYAADTPSIGWRRAFDFTGLAGILYAVPLCFLLRDVARPDDAGAKTDSPAPSFAALLTNGSFLLLVLYFTLPALAGWVVRDWMPAILQQSFNISQGLAGVSATLYWQSAAIVAAFSGGWLADRWMRRTDRGRIYVSAIGMALIIPALFGVGNSPIVGSFTLAVVSLVLFGIGWGFFDTNNMPILCQIVRPELRATGYGIMNFVSISCGGFADWGFGVMRDRQIPLNLIFGVFACACVVSVVLVLLIRPRDTEKSASA is encoded by the coding sequence ATGAGTCCGGCCCGGACCACCACCGCCCGTTATGCGTGGCTGGTCGTGGGCCTGCTTTTCCCGGTCGCGCTGCTCAACTATCTCGACCGCCAGATGATCGCGGCCATGAAGGTCTCGGTCATGGCCGACGTCCATGGCATCACGCTCGAGTCGCAATGGGGCTATATGCTCGGGCAATTCAAATGGGTTTATGCGCTCTGCAGTCCCGTCGGCGGATATGTGGCAGACCGATTCAGCCGGCGTTGGACGATTTGCGGCAGCCTGTTGGTATGGTCTTTTGTCACTTGGGTCACCGGCCACGTTTCGAGCTACGACGGGCTGCTGTGGACGCGCACGGCCATGGGCATCAGCGAGGCGTTTTACATTCCCGCAGCACTCGCGCTCATATCGGACTACCACCGGGGCCCCACGCGGTCCCGGGCCACCGGCCTGCACCAGATGGGCATTTACTGCGGTGTCATAATCGGCGGGTTCGCCGGGTATGCAGCCGATACTCCGTCGATCGGGTGGCGCCGGGCATTCGATTTCACCGGGTTGGCCGGCATCCTCTACGCGGTTCCGCTCTGTTTTCTCCTGCGCGATGTGGCGCGCCCTGACGACGCGGGAGCAAAAACGGATTCGCCCGCGCCTTCGTTCGCCGCACTCCTGACCAACGGATCGTTCCTTCTTCTGGTGCTTTATTTCACTCTGCCCGCTCTCGCCGGTTGGGTCGTGCGTGACTGGATGCCCGCCATCCTCCAGCAGAGTTTCAACATCAGCCAGGGGTTGGCCGGCGTTTCCGCCACGCTGTATTGGCAGAGCGCGGCCATCGTTGCGGCATTCAGCGGGGGCTGGCTGGCGGACCGCTGGATGCGGCGCACCGACCGCGGCCGCATTTACGTCAGCGCCATCGGCATGGCGTTGATCATTCCCGCGCTCTTCGGTGTGGGAAATTCTCCCATTGTCGGGTCTTTCACCCTCGCGGTTGTTTCCCTCGTCCTTTTCGGCATCGGGTGGGGATTTTTCGACACCAACAACATGCCGATCTTATGCCAGATTGTGCGTCCCGAACTCCGGGCGACAGGCTATGGCATCATGAATTTTGTTAGCATCAGTTGCGGCGGTTTTGCGGATTGGGGGTTCGGCGTCATGCGGGACAGGCAGATTCCCTTGAATCTCATCTTCGGGGTTTTCGCCTGCGCTTGTGTGGTCTCGGTCGTCCTCGTGCTGCTCATCCGGCCGCGCGACACGGAGAAGTCCGCATCCGCCTGA
- a CDS encoding entericidin A/B family lipoprotein, which produces MKSILLLVGAVLVIGLTGCNTISGVGQDVSAVGRDVSAGARGVERSM; this is translated from the coding sequence ATGAAAAGCATACTCCTCCTTGTCGGGGCTGTCCTTGTGATCGGCCTTACCGGATGCAACACGATCAGCGGCGTCGGCCAAGACGTCAGTGCCGTCGGACGCGATGTGTCCGCTGGCGCCCGCGGCGTCGAGCGCAGCATGTAA